A region of Methyloversatilis discipulorum DNA encodes the following proteins:
- a CDS encoding MOSC domain-containing protein — protein MITLRQLYRYPVKGLSAEPLERVELRAGEGMPLDRLYALTNGSWDFDAGSYQPRPKTDFIALMDHPALAALTTHLDDDARRLTVRTPDGRTLRIDLDDGDACGCFADFVARHLDARFEGPPAFVAGEGFRFTDVSVLSHGMMNAVSLINLATVRRMSEEWGVDIDPMRFRANLYIDGAEPWAEAGWLDRELTIGNVRLKAVMRTPRCAATGVNPLTAIRDMTIPATMMERYGHRDLGVYLEVVAGGTLAPGAELIVP, from the coding sequence ATGATCACGCTCCGTCAGCTCTACCGCTACCCCGTAAAGGGCCTTTCCGCCGAACCGCTCGAGCGCGTCGAGCTGCGCGCCGGCGAGGGCATGCCGCTGGACCGCCTGTACGCGCTCACCAACGGCAGCTGGGACTTCGATGCCGGCAGCTACCAGCCCCGCCCGAAAACCGACTTCATCGCGCTGATGGACCACCCGGCGCTGGCCGCCCTCACCACTCACCTCGACGACGATGCGCGTCGCCTCACCGTGCGCACGCCGGATGGCCGCACGCTGCGCATCGACCTCGACGACGGCGATGCCTGCGGCTGCTTCGCCGACTTCGTCGCCCGCCACCTCGACGCCCGTTTCGAGGGCCCGCCTGCCTTCGTCGCAGGCGAGGGCTTCCGCTTCACCGACGTGAGCGTGCTGTCGCACGGCATGATGAACGCGGTATCACTGATCAACCTGGCCACGGTGCGCCGGATGAGCGAGGAATGGGGCGTGGACATCGACCCTATGCGCTTTCGCGCCAACCTCTATATCGACGGCGCCGAGCCCTGGGCGGAAGCCGGCTGGCTGGATCGCGAACTGACCATCGGCAACGTGCGCCTGAAGGCGGTCATGCGCACGCCGCGCTGCGCCGCCACCGGCGTGAACCCGCTGACGGCCATCCGGGACATGACCATTCCGGCGACCATGATGGAGCGCTACGGGCACCGCGACCTCGGCGTGTATCTGGAGGTCGTGGCGGGCGGAACGCTGGCGCCCGGTGCGGAGCTGATCGTGCCGTAG
- a CDS encoding YciI family protein has product MRFMVLIKADANSEAGVMPDEALLTEMGRFNEELVKAGVMLGGEGLHPSSRGARVRFSGTAREVTDGPFAETKELIAGYWVWQCASLQEAIDWVKRCPNPMPGESEIEIRQIFESDDFGDAMTPELRAQEDRLREQIERNLPGG; this is encoded by the coding sequence ATGCGATTCATGGTGCTGATCAAGGCCGACGCGAACAGCGAGGCGGGCGTGATGCCGGACGAGGCGCTGCTGACCGAGATGGGCCGCTTCAACGAAGAACTGGTCAAGGCCGGCGTCATGCTGGGCGGCGAAGGGCTGCACCCGAGTTCGCGCGGGGCCCGCGTGCGGTTCTCCGGCACCGCGCGCGAGGTGACCGACGGCCCGTTCGCCGAGACCAAGGAGCTGATCGCCGGCTACTGGGTGTGGCAATGCGCATCGCTGCAGGAGGCCATCGACTGGGTGAAACGCTGTCCCAACCCGATGCCGGGCGAGTCGGAAATCGAGATCCGGCAGATTTTCGAATCCGACGACTTCGGCGATGCGATGACGCCCGAACTGCGCGCGCAGGAGGACCGGCTGCGCGAGCAGATCGAGCGCAACCTGCCCGGCGGCTGA
- a CDS encoding ArsR/SmtB family transcription factor, translating to MDTPTLDDLRISASRACALLRVLAHEDRLVLLCRLAEREHTVGELAQALDIVQPTLSQQLGVLRREGLVDTRRDGKYIHYRIASDDALAVMQTLHARFCAHPDGETR from the coding sequence ATGGACACACCCACGCTCGACGACCTGCGTATCTCTGCCTCGCGTGCCTGCGCGCTGTTGCGCGTGCTGGCGCACGAAGACCGGCTGGTGCTGCTGTGCCGGCTGGCCGAGCGCGAGCACACGGTGGGCGAGCTGGCGCAGGCGCTGGACATCGTCCAGCCCACGCTGTCGCAGCAGCTGGGCGTGCTGCGCCGCGAAGGGCTGGTCGATACGCGGCGCGACGGCAAGTACATCCACTACCGCATTGCCAGTGACGACGCGCTGGCGGTCATGCAGACCCTGCACGCGCGCTTCTGCGCCCACCCTGACGGAGAAACACGATGA
- a CDS encoding YeeE/YedE family protein codes for MSIAWDAFTPWSSLAGGVLIGLSAALLILGSGRVAGISGIVGGLLKPGGPDTTWRLAFLGGLLVAPLLWRLFAALPEAQPVAGGGMLVVAGLLVGIGTRYGSGCTSGHGVCGLSRLSPRSLVATLAFMGAGFATVYVVRHLLGA; via the coding sequence ATGAGCATCGCCTGGGACGCCTTCACGCCCTGGAGCTCGCTGGCCGGTGGCGTACTGATCGGCCTGTCGGCCGCCCTGCTGATACTGGGCAGCGGGCGGGTGGCTGGCATAAGCGGCATCGTCGGCGGCCTGCTCAAGCCGGGTGGTCCAGATACGACCTGGCGACTGGCTTTCCTCGGCGGATTGCTGGTCGCGCCCTTGCTGTGGCGCCTGTTCGCCGCATTGCCCGAGGCGCAGCCGGTGGCCGGCGGCGGCATGCTGGTCGTCGCCGGACTGCTGGTCGGCATCGGTACGCGCTACGGTTCGGGCTGTACCAGCGGCCACGGTGTGTGCGGCCTGTCGCGCCTGTCGCCGCGCTCGCTGGTGGCGACGCTGGCTTTCATGGGCGCCGGTTTCGCCACGGTCTACGTCGTTCGCCACCTGCTGGGAGCCTGA
- a CDS encoding DUF6691 family protein, with translation MQALIALVAGLLFGIGLLMSGMANPTKVVGFLDLAGNWDPSLALVMAGAIGAALPAFTLAKARRQCWAGCDVALPTATRIDAPLLLGSLAFGVGWGLAGYCPGPALVSLTMGSMTAVVFVAAMIAGMAIHALLTRPRSPA, from the coding sequence ATGCAAGCGCTGATCGCACTCGTCGCCGGGCTGTTGTTCGGCATCGGCCTGCTGATGTCCGGCATGGCCAACCCGACCAAGGTGGTCGGCTTTCTCGACCTGGCCGGCAACTGGGATCCGTCGCTGGCGCTGGTCATGGCCGGGGCGATCGGTGCCGCGTTGCCGGCATTCACGCTGGCAAAGGCGCGCCGGCAGTGCTGGGCCGGCTGCGATGTGGCGCTGCCGACAGCGACGCGCATCGACGCGCCGCTGCTACTGGGCAGCCTCGCATTCGGCGTCGGCTGGGGGCTGGCCGGCTACTGTCCGGGGCCGGCGCTGGTGTCGCTGACGATGGGGTCGATGACGGCGGTGGTGTTCGTGGCCGCGATGATCGCCGGCATGGCGATCCACGCGCTGCTTACGCGGCCGCGGTCGCCGGCGTAA
- a CDS encoding NAD(P)H-dependent flavin oxidoreductase, with amino-acid sequence MMQSPSEVSAVTSAASPHAEQFARSGLQPLKLGGRTLLPIVQGGMGVGVSAHRLAGTVAQHGGVGTISSVDLRRHHPDLMERTRGLRGEDAKQQINAANVEALQREIAAAKEISGGRGMLAVNVMRAVSAYAEHVKTALQAGIDAIVVGAGLPLDLPELAREHPKAALIPILSDARGVQLIVRKWERKQRAPDAVVLEHPGWAAGHLGAAKVEDTSDPRFDFERVVPETLEVLHKAGLGGQVPVIVAGGLRTHEDIRRMQALGASAVQFGTSFAVTEECDADDAFKRVLAEARDEDLVEFTSVAGLPARAVRTPWLQKYLSLIDRTQAVAHAKSRCAKSFDCLAQCGLRDGLIGWGQFCIDHQLAAALKGDLKTGLFFRGRGTLPFGNQIRSVRALFDYLLTPATAAA; translated from the coding sequence ATGATGCAGTCCCCTTCCGAAGTTTCCGCCGTCACGTCGGCGGCCTCTCCGCACGCCGAGCAGTTCGCCCGCAGCGGCCTGCAGCCGTTGAAGCTGGGCGGCCGTACGCTGCTGCCCATCGTGCAGGGCGGCATGGGCGTCGGCGTGTCGGCACACCGGCTGGCAGGCACCGTGGCCCAGCACGGCGGCGTCGGCACCATTTCATCGGTCGACCTGCGCCGTCATCACCCGGACCTGATGGAACGCACGCGCGGCCTGCGCGGTGAAGACGCCAAACAGCAGATCAACGCCGCCAACGTCGAAGCCCTGCAGCGCGAGATCGCCGCAGCAAAGGAAATTTCGGGTGGTCGCGGCATGCTGGCGGTGAACGTGATGCGTGCCGTCAGCGCCTACGCCGAACATGTGAAGACCGCACTGCAGGCCGGCATCGACGCCATCGTCGTCGGCGCCGGCCTGCCGCTGGACCTTCCCGAGCTGGCGCGCGAACACCCGAAAGCGGCGCTCATCCCCATCCTGTCCGACGCGCGCGGCGTGCAACTCATCGTGCGCAAGTGGGAGCGCAAGCAGCGCGCACCGGACGCCGTGGTGCTCGAACATCCGGGCTGGGCGGCCGGCCACCTCGGCGCCGCCAAGGTCGAAGACACCAGCGACCCGCGCTTCGATTTCGAACGCGTGGTGCCGGAAACGCTGGAAGTGCTGCACAAGGCCGGTCTCGGCGGACAGGTGCCGGTCATCGTCGCCGGCGGTCTGCGCACCCACGAGGACATCCGACGCATGCAGGCGCTCGGCGCCTCGGCCGTGCAGTTCGGCACCTCGTTCGCGGTGACCGAGGAATGTGACGCCGACGACGCCTTCAAACGCGTACTGGCCGAGGCGCGCGACGAGGATCTGGTCGAATTCACCAGCGTGGCCGGTCTGCCGGCGCGCGCGGTGCGCACGCCCTGGCTGCAGAAATACCTGTCGCTGATCGACAGGACGCAGGCGGTGGCACACGCCAAGTCGCGCTGCGCCAAGAGCTTTGACTGCCTCGCCCAGTGCGGGCTGCGCGACGGCCTGATCGGATGGGGCCAGTTCTGCATCGACCACCAGCTGGCGGCCGCGCTGAAGGGTGACCTGAAGACCGGTCTTTTCTTCCGCGGCCGCGGCACCCTGCCCTTCGGCAACCAGATCCGCAGCGTGCGCGCGCTGTTCGACTACCTGCTTACGCCGGCGACCGCGGCCGCGTAA
- a CDS encoding choice-of-anchor I family protein produces the protein MVRKITAAAIAALFVPVAQAADAVSWEKLWTFTHGAATSVAGQTSEIVAFDSLNNELWVAGLKGIDILSAATGSFVQHIDTTAWGELNSVAVRNGVAAFAIAAPVKTAAGTVLTFDTTSRSMLNSYSVGALPDMVTFTPDGRIMTANEGEPLALTASTTQEARGSISIIDTTRDAVTTLGFSAYDGTTGLGRIVTPGSKPSLDWEPEYIAVAKDGKSAMVTLQEANAVAMVDLTTNSITQVKSLGLKDFSLPQNAIDTSDRDGAGNTALTGNYRTVPVKGLYMPDAIAAYSSGGKTYYVTANEGDSRNLADFVDGAFNEEVRVGSGSYVLDPTVFPDAVDLKKNANLGRLTVTTSGGDLDGDGDYDEIHTFGGRSFSILDDNGNLVFDSGNQLEALLLAQFPALIDDGRSDNKGIEPEGVTLLEVGERTLAFIGFERSLQSVIAIYDVTDPTAATFLDFIVDADSLSPEGLSAFEYDGKLFLAVANEVSGTTSMFSISAVPEPETYAMLLAGLGMIGLAAKRRMR, from the coding sequence ATGGTCAGAAAAATCACCGCCGCGGCCATCGCCGCGCTGTTCGTTCCGGTCGCCCAGGCAGCCGATGCCGTCAGCTGGGAAAAGCTGTGGACCTTCACCCACGGCGCCGCTACCAGCGTCGCCGGGCAGACCTCGGAAATCGTTGCCTTCGACAGCCTCAACAACGAACTGTGGGTGGCGGGCCTGAAAGGCATCGACATCCTGAGCGCAGCGACCGGCAGCTTCGTGCAGCACATCGACACCACCGCATGGGGTGAGCTGAACAGCGTCGCCGTCCGTAACGGCGTGGCCGCCTTCGCCATCGCGGCACCGGTCAAGACCGCCGCCGGCACCGTGCTCACCTTCGACACGACCAGCCGCAGCATGCTCAACAGCTACTCGGTCGGCGCCCTGCCGGACATGGTCACCTTCACGCCCGACGGTCGCATCATGACCGCCAACGAAGGCGAACCGCTGGCGCTGACCGCCTCCACCACGCAGGAAGCACGCGGCTCGATCAGCATCATCGACACCACGCGCGATGCCGTCACCACGCTGGGCTTCAGCGCCTACGACGGCACCACCGGTCTCGGCCGCATCGTCACGCCGGGCAGCAAGCCCTCGCTCGACTGGGAGCCTGAATACATCGCGGTGGCGAAGGACGGCAAGAGCGCCATGGTGACGCTGCAGGAGGCGAATGCGGTGGCGATGGTCGACCTGACGACGAATTCGATCACCCAGGTGAAATCGCTCGGCCTGAAGGACTTCAGCCTGCCGCAGAACGCGATCGACACCTCGGATCGCGACGGTGCCGGCAATACGGCACTGACCGGCAACTACCGCACGGTGCCGGTCAAGGGCCTGTACATGCCGGACGCCATCGCCGCCTACAGCAGCGGCGGCAAGACCTATTACGTCACCGCCAACGAAGGCGACTCGCGCAACCTCGCCGACTTCGTCGATGGCGCCTTCAACGAGGAAGTGCGCGTCGGTTCCGGCAGCTATGTGCTCGATCCGACCGTCTTCCCGGACGCAGTCGACCTGAAGAAGAACGCCAACCTCGGCCGCCTGACCGTCACCACCTCAGGTGGCGACCTCGACGGCGACGGCGATTACGACGAAATCCACACCTTCGGCGGTCGCTCCTTCTCCATCCTGGACGACAACGGCAACCTGGTGTTCGACAGCGGCAACCAGCTCGAAGCGCTGTTGCTGGCCCAGTTCCCGGCGCTGATCGACGACGGTCGCAGCGACAACAAGGGCATCGAACCGGAAGGCGTGACGCTGCTCGAAGTCGGCGAGCGCACGCTGGCCTTCATCGGCTTCGAACGTTCGCTGCAGAGCGTGATCGCGATCTACGACGTGACCGACCCGACCGCCGCCACCTTCCTCGACTTCATCGTCGACGCCGACTCTCTGTCGCCGGAAGGCCTGAGCGCTTTCGAATACGACGGCAAGCTCTTCCTCGCCGTTGCCAACGAAGTGTCGGGCACCACGTCCATGTTCTCGATCAGTGCCGTGCCGGAACCCGAAACCTACGCCATGCTGCTGGCCGGCCTCGGCATGATCGGCCTCGCCGCGAAGCGCCGCATGCGCTGA
- the gcvP gene encoding aminomethyl-transferring glycine dehydrogenase, translated as MDKRPSLEALEDRGDFIRRHIGPDERDLAVMLAALDVASLDELIAQTIPADIQLDAPLNLPAPRSERVVDDALRRMFARNELHTSLIGMGYYDTITPNVIKRNVLENPGWYTAYTPYQAEISQGRLEALLNFQQMVIDLTGLPVANASLLDEATAAAEAMTMAHRISKVKTPRFIVDADTHPQTLAVVRTRAEPLGIEVVECDPWAGIDGEYFGVLLSYPGSSGRLRDPSPVIAAARAAGALSAVAADPLALVLLKEPGAMGEVGADIVFGSAQRFGVPMGYGGPHAAFFACRDEHKRQMPGRIIGVSTDANGRPALRMALQTREQHIRREKANSNICTAQVLLAVIASFYAVYHGPKGLRTIAERTHRMAVLFAQGLRELGFDVVHERFFDTVQVRVPGIARRIAARAREAGFNLHVIDADHLSAAFDETSRRSELKRLLACFATRADSVLDLAEMDGRVADCIPAELRRESAILTHPVFQRYHSETEMMRYMRRLATRDIALDRAMIPLGSCTMKLNSTTEMTPVTYRLFAALHPFVPLEQAQGYQQLFEELEERLCEITGFAAMSFQPNAGSQGEYAGLLVIRKYHQTRGEGHRNVCLIPASAHGTNPASAVLAGMEVVVVACDTLGNVDFADLKAKAEQHADRLAALMMTYPSTHGVFEEGVRDICALIHAHGGQVYMDGANMNAMVGLVRPGDIGFDVCHLNLHKTFCIPHGGGGPGMGPIGVAPHLAPFLPDHPVVQGVNPVAGPAGTIGAVSAAPWGSASILPIVWAYIALMGAAGLKRATQVAILNANYIAQKLAPHYPVLYTGKHGRVAHECIVDLRPLKDASGVTVEDVAKRLMDYGFHAPTVSFPVPGTLMIEPTESENRAEIDRFCDAMIAIRAEIADIEAGRADRENNLLKHAPHTHELLIADEWTRPYSRRAAFFPSESVDRDKYWPPVARVDNVAGDRNLVCTCPPLSEYQ; from the coding sequence ATGGACAAGCGTCCCTCCCTCGAAGCGCTGGAAGACCGCGGCGACTTCATCCGCCGTCACATCGGCCCCGACGAACGCGACCTCGCCGTCATGCTGGCTGCGCTCGACGTCGCCAGCCTGGACGAACTGATCGCCCAGACCATACCCGCCGACATCCAGCTCGACGCGCCGCTGAACCTGCCGGCGCCGCGTTCGGAACGCGTGGTCGACGACGCGCTGCGCCGCATGTTCGCGCGCAACGAACTGCACACCAGCCTGATCGGCATGGGCTATTACGACACCATCACGCCCAATGTCATCAAGCGCAACGTGCTGGAAAACCCGGGCTGGTACACCGCCTACACGCCCTACCAGGCCGAGATTTCGCAGGGACGTCTGGAAGCGCTGCTGAACTTCCAGCAGATGGTGATCGACCTGACCGGCCTGCCGGTGGCCAACGCCTCACTGCTCGACGAAGCCACCGCCGCCGCCGAGGCGATGACGATGGCGCACCGCATTTCGAAGGTGAAGACGCCGCGTTTCATCGTCGATGCCGACACGCACCCGCAGACGCTGGCGGTGGTGCGCACGCGCGCCGAGCCGCTGGGCATCGAAGTGGTGGAATGCGATCCGTGGGCCGGCATCGACGGCGAGTACTTCGGCGTGCTGCTGAGCTATCCCGGCTCCAGCGGCCGGCTGCGCGACCCGTCGCCGGTGATCGCGGCGGCGCGCGCCGCTGGTGCGCTGTCGGCGGTGGCGGCCGACCCGCTGGCGCTGGTGCTGCTGAAGGAGCCCGGCGCCATGGGTGAAGTCGGCGCCGACATCGTGTTCGGCAGCGCCCAGCGCTTCGGCGTGCCTATGGGCTACGGCGGCCCGCACGCCGCCTTCTTCGCCTGCCGCGACGAACACAAGCGGCAGATGCCGGGTCGCATCATCGGCGTATCGACCGACGCCAACGGCCGGCCGGCGCTGCGCATGGCGCTGCAGACGCGCGAACAGCACATCCGCCGCGAAAAGGCGAACAGCAATATCTGCACGGCGCAGGTGCTGCTGGCGGTGATCGCGTCGTTCTACGCGGTCTATCACGGCCCCAAGGGTCTGCGCACGATTGCCGAGCGCACGCACCGGATGGCCGTGCTGTTCGCGCAGGGCCTGCGCGAACTGGGCTTCGACGTCGTGCATGAGCGCTTCTTCGACACCGTGCAGGTGCGGGTGCCGGGCATCGCCCGCCGCATCGCCGCCCGCGCGCGTGAAGCCGGCTTCAATCTGCACGTGATCGACGCCGATCACCTGTCGGCCGCCTTCGACGAAACCTCGCGCCGCAGCGAGCTGAAGCGCCTGCTCGCCTGCTTCGCCACGCGCGCCGACAGCGTGCTCGACCTGGCGGAGATGGACGGCCGCGTGGCCGACTGCATCCCGGCGGAGCTGCGCCGCGAGTCGGCCATCCTGACCCACCCGGTATTCCAGCGCTATCACTCGGAAACCGAAATGATGCGCTACATGCGCCGGCTGGCCACGCGCGACATCGCGCTCGACCGGGCGATGATTCCGCTCGGTTCGTGCACGATGAAGCTGAACTCGACCACCGAAATGACGCCGGTCACCTACCGGCTGTTCGCCGCGCTCCACCCCTTCGTGCCGCTGGAACAGGCACAGGGCTACCAGCAGCTGTTCGAGGAGCTGGAAGAGCGGCTGTGCGAAATCACCGGCTTCGCGGCGATGTCCTTCCAGCCGAACGCCGGCTCGCAGGGCGAGTACGCCGGTCTGCTGGTGATACGCAAATACCACCAGACGCGCGGCGAAGGCCACCGCAACGTGTGCCTGATCCCGGCCTCCGCGCACGGCACCAATCCGGCGAGCGCGGTGCTGGCCGGCATGGAAGTGGTCGTCGTCGCCTGCGACACGCTGGGCAATGTCGACTTCGCCGACCTGAAGGCCAAGGCGGAACAGCATGCCGACCGACTGGCCGCGCTGATGATGACCTACCCGTCCACGCACGGCGTGTTCGAGGAAGGCGTGCGCGACATCTGCGCACTGATCCACGCGCACGGCGGCCAGGTCTACATGGATGGCGCCAACATGAACGCGATGGTGGGCCTGGTGCGTCCGGGCGACATCGGCTTCGACGTGTGCCACCTGAACCTGCACAAGACCTTCTGCATCCCGCACGGCGGCGGCGGTCCCGGCATGGGCCCGATCGGCGTGGCGCCTCACCTCGCGCCCTTCCTGCCGGACCACCCGGTGGTGCAGGGCGTGAATCCAGTGGCCGGCCCGGCCGGCACCATCGGCGCGGTCTCTGCCGCGCCCTGGGGCTCGGCCAGCATCCTGCCCATCGTGTGGGCCTATATCGCGCTGATGGGCGCAGCCGGTCTGAAGCGCGCGACCCAGGTTGCGATACTGAATGCCAACTACATCGCGCAGAAGCTGGCGCCGCACTACCCGGTGCTCTATACCGGCAAGCACGGCCGCGTCGCGCACGAGTGCATCGTCGACCTGCGACCGCTGAAGGACGCGAGCGGCGTGACGGTCGAGGACGTGGCCAAGCGGCTGATGGATTACGGCTTCCACGCACCGACCGTGTCCTTCCCGGTGCCGGGCACGCTGATGATAGAACCGACCGAGAGCGAGAACCGCGCCGAGATCGATCGCTTCTGCGACGCGATGATTGCCATCCGCGCCGAGATCGCCGACATCGAGGCGGGCCGTGCCGACCGCGAGAACAATCTGCTGAAGCACGCGCCGCATACGCACGAACTGCTGATCGCCGACGAGTGGACGCGCCCCTACAGCCGGCGCGCCGCCTTCTTCCCGAGCGAATCGGTGGACCGCGACAAGTACTGGCCGCCGGTCGCGCGTGTCGATAACGTTGCCGGCGATCGCAATCTGGTGTGCACCTGCCCGCCGCTGTCGGAGTACCAGTAG
- the gcvT gene encoding glycine cleavage system aminomethyltransferase GcvT, whose product MMDTPNTAALRRTQFHPLHLAAGAKMVAFAGWDMPIQYAPGILQEHLHTRAHAGLFDVSHMGQIEVSGPGACAWLESLTTADLVALPDGRQTYSLLPNTAGGLIDDLMIQRMGDTFHVVCNASRLADVLAQFDAHPPGNDCSWRLRDDRVLLALQGPDAEAVLQPYGDLTGMRFLDVREFNDGARVSRSGYTGEDGFEISLPAETGPAFAERLLEHPHVRWIGLGARDTLRLEAGMCLYGNDIDATTTPVSAAIGWAVALARRAGGVRAGGFPGAAVILGEFAAPPARVRVGLLPEGRAPQRAGAVVVDADGRQIGVISSGNHSPTLGRPIAMAYIERAAKLAGTPLFIESRGQKVPAAPATMPFVPNRYRR is encoded by the coding sequence ATGATGGACACCCCGAACACCGCGGCCCTGCGCCGCACCCAGTTTCATCCGCTGCACCTGGCCGCGGGCGCGAAGATGGTCGCCTTCGCCGGCTGGGACATGCCCATCCAGTACGCCCCGGGCATCCTGCAGGAACACCTCCATACGCGCGCCCACGCCGGCCTGTTCGACGTGTCCCACATGGGGCAGATCGAAGTCAGCGGCCCCGGCGCCTGCGCCTGGCTGGAATCGCTCACCACCGCCGACCTGGTGGCGCTGCCGGACGGCCGTCAGACCTACTCGCTGCTGCCCAACACCGCCGGCGGGCTGATCGACGATCTGATGATCCAGCGCATGGGCGACACCTTCCACGTGGTCTGCAACGCCTCGCGCCTGGCCGACGTGCTCGCCCAGTTCGATGCCCACCCGCCCGGCAACGACTGCAGCTGGCGCCTGCGCGACGACCGTGTGCTGCTGGCGCTGCAGGGCCCGGACGCCGAAGCGGTGCTGCAACCCTACGGCGACCTGACCGGCATGCGCTTCCTCGACGTGCGCGAATTCAACGACGGCGCGCGGGTCAGCCGCAGCGGCTATACCGGCGAGGACGGCTTCGAGATTTCGCTGCCGGCCGAAACCGGTCCCGCCTTCGCCGAACGCCTGCTCGAACATCCGCACGTGCGCTGGATCGGTCTCGGCGCGCGCGACACGCTGCGGCTGGAAGCCGGCATGTGCCTGTACGGCAACGACATCGACGCGACGACGACGCCGGTGTCGGCGGCCATAGGCTGGGCGGTCGCGCTGGCGCGGCGGGCCGGTGGCGTACGCGCTGGCGGCTTCCCGGGGGCGGCGGTCATCCTCGGCGAATTCGCCGCGCCGCCGGCGCGGGTGCGCGTCGGCCTGCTGCCGGAAGGCCGCGCGCCGCAGCGCGCAGGCGCCGTAGTGGTCGATGCCGACGGTCGCCAGATCGGCGTCATCAGCAGTGGCAATCACAGCCCGACGCTGGGCCGGCCGATCGCGATGGCCTATATCGAGCGTGCCGCGAAACTGGCCGGCACGCCGCTGTTCATCGAATCACGCGGGCAGAAGGTGCCGGCCGCACCCGCCACCATGCCCTTCGTACCGAACCGTTACAGGCGCTGA
- a CDS encoding TetR/AcrR family transcriptional regulator: MNAPVRRGRPALVDPAALIRCALDLFVEHGYAATRLEDVAHAAGVSKGTLYLYFDSKQALFAAVVREGLVPALAEGETLVAGWTGSGPDLMRQLLAGWWQLIGETPLGGLPKLMIAEARNFPDIAELYHREVMQRGCALVARAIDYGHARGEFRSPGDARTVDAVMAPLLLYVLMKHSFGSIADACRGGSEADDIRFRIEFSIQALLP, from the coding sequence ATGAACGCTCCGGTTCGCCGCGGGCGTCCCGCGCTGGTCGATCCGGCCGCGCTGATCCGCTGCGCGCTCGATCTTTTCGTCGAGCACGGCTACGCCGCCACCCGGCTGGAGGACGTGGCGCACGCGGCCGGCGTGTCCAAGGGCACGCTCTACCTCTACTTCGATTCCAAGCAGGCGCTGTTTGCCGCCGTCGTACGCGAAGGTCTGGTGCCGGCGCTGGCCGAAGGCGAGACGCTGGTGGCCGGCTGGACTGGCAGCGGTCCCGATCTGATGCGCCAGCTGCTGGCCGGCTGGTGGCAGCTGATCGGCGAGACGCCGCTCGGCGGCCTGCCCAAGCTGATGATCGCCGAGGCGCGCAATTTTCCCGACATCGCCGAGCTCTACCACCGCGAAGTGATGCAGCGCGGCTGCGCGCTGGTCGCGCGGGCGATCGACTACGGTCACGCGCGCGGCGAATTCCGCTCGCCCGGCGACGCGCGCACCGTCGACGCGGTGATGGCACCGCTGCTGCTTTACGTGTTGATGAAACATTCCTTCGGTTCGATTGCCGACGCCTGTCGTGGCGGCTCCGAAGCCGACGACATCCGTTTCCGCATCGAATTCTCCATTCAGGCCCTGCTCCCATGA